The Nycticebus coucang isolate mNycCou1 chromosome 2, mNycCou1.pri, whole genome shotgun sequence genome includes a window with the following:
- the LINS1 gene encoding protein Lines homolog 1 isoform X1, whose translation MKTFCEVLEQLYKKVVRGATLENDSHHYTFYLNPAFSDQECSTTTSLEWTNTFGLQGKHQPSSVKVAPISVVPVCSKSSSQMRGATEVRLLQLTVMDVMITRILSVETEFHAKEKYRNIITILLESAEVDAKLISLFQNLDKLLSHMAAKCLALLLYFQLREKITLSNSWITFCQKSLSEYSESDKIIYCLWTLTAVIKEIFKDTCSQKSEILKQFLTPFDIVFEVFYNSLFSQHFENCQDTSKIINSLICFLELLELLVASRIYLKLHFTCQRILFLKPSCVLQVITWPVQAFVKRKVIMFIKKCLLHKVGEDLFRGSVPALMPDCHLEVDMLTLANAVLQAVNLGLLRTLSIRGKLSFFGGDEVQPGCEHISGPDHVILRAVSLVIMKSLEIKFQNCPSANEMKVDLQRFMSELLTFLKPHLQPSLQLHNPCEWLSRVFIEQDDDMLEAAKASVSIYLTLTRKYEVTESLTQEKEMWNHHTHENGYNPHCIFLFFLKNIGFDSTVLLDFLISSETCFLEYFVRYLKLLQKDWNNFFTICKYFDATESKYDINICNCVSSLVQDRSTNQTAPHCLTVLENHVHTYAWDSWASDASFESLSQVVMPKETHITQVHSLSSPQASQSLVDYDSSDNSEVDPTDQCLANSKQTSLHQDAIKKTQDAAGTSRDKKELSLDPQSRSLVPNEFNTSFSVDCEVTPSKTVSEVGISYRTVKCFKELQVAIYRLQKKNLFPYNPTALLKLLKYVEVICNKSRGPW comes from the exons atgaaaactttctGTGAAGTTTTAGAACAATTATACAAGAAGGTAGTTCGTGGAGCCACACTTGAAAATGACAGCCATCATTACACCTTTTATCTGAACCCAGCATTTTCAGATCAAGAGTGCTCTACAACCACCTCCTTAGAATGGACAAACACCTTTGGCCTCCAGGGCAAGCATCAGCCATCCTCTGTCAAGGTGGCTCCCATTTCTGTGGTACCGGTGTGTTCGAAAAGCTCCTCTCAGATGAGGGGTGCCACAGAAGTGAGGCTCCTTCAGTTAACAGTGATGGACGTCATGATAACCAGGATATTGTCTGTTGAAACTGAGTTCCATGCAAAggagaaatacagaaatataattaCAATTCTTTTAGAATCAGCTGAAGTGGATGCTAAATTA atttctcttttccaaaatTTGGATAAATTATTATCTCACATGGCTGCAAAGTGCCTTGCATTGCTTCTATATTTCCAATTGagagaaaag ATAACTTTAAGTAATTCCTGGATTACTTTTTGCCAAAAAAGTCTTTCTGAATACTCTGAGAGTGATAAAATAATATACTGCCTCTGGACTCTTACAGCTGTaataaaagaaatctttaaaGATACATGTTCGCAAAAATCAG AAATTCTAAAGCAGTTCCTGACTCCTTTTGACATTGTTTTTGAAGTGTTTTACAATTCCTTATTTTCTCAGCATTTTGAAAACTGCCAAGATACTTCTAAAATAATAAACAGCTTGATATGTTTTCTGGAATTGCTTGAGCTTCTTGTGGCCTCCAGAATCTACCTGAAGTTACATTTCACTTGCCagaggattttatttttgaaaccatCTTGTGTGCTACAAGTTATTACCTGGCCTGTTCAGGCTTTTGTCAAAAGAAAGGTCATCATGTTTATCAAAAAGTGCCTTCTCCATAAAGTGGGTGAAGACCTCTTTCGTGGCTCTGTGCCTGCCTTGATGCCAGACTGTCATTTAGAGGTGGACATGTTGACTTTAGCCAATGCTGTTTTGCAAGCTGTGAATTTGGGGTTGTTAAGGACATTGTCTATTCGTGGAAAACTTTCCTTCTTTGGAGGTGATGAAGTTCAGCCTGGATGTGAACATATCTCTGGTCCAGATCATGTGATCCTTAGAGCAGTGAGTTTAGTTATAATGAAATCCTTAGAAATCAAGTTTCAAAATTGTCCTTCAGCAAATGAAATGAAAG TTGACTTACAGAGATTCATGTCTGAATTACTGACCTTCTTAAAGCCTCACCTCCAGCCCTCTCTGCAATTACACAATCCATGTGAATGGCTATCTAGGGTCTTCATAGAACAAGATGATGACATGCTGGAGGCTGCCAAAGCATCAGTGAGCATCTACCTAACATTGACCAG AAAATATGAAGTTACTGAAAGCTTgacccaagaaaaagaaatgtggaacCATCACACACATGAGAATGGCTATAATCCTCactgtattttcttattcttcttaaaaaatatagGATTTGATTCTACAGTTCTTCTTGACTTTTTGATTTCATCAGAAACCTGTTTTCTTGAATATTTCGTTAGATACTTAAAATTACTGCAAAAAGActggaataatttttttactatttgcaAGTACTTTGATGCAACTGAATCTAAATATGACATAAATATCTGTAATTGTGTCTCCTCACTTGTCCAAGACAGAAGCACCAACCAAACAGCACCTCATTGCTTGACTGTTCTTGAGAATCATGTACATACTTATGCTTGGGACTCTTGGGCTTCTGATGCTTCTTTTGAATCACTGAGCCAGGTTGTGATGCCCAAAGAGACCCACATTACGCAGGTTCATAGTCTGTCTTCTCCCCAGGCTTCCCAAAGTCTGGTAGATTATGACAGCTCTGATAATTCTGAAGTGGACCCCACAGACCAATGTTTAGCTAACAGTAAACAGACATCTTTACACCAAGATGCAATTAAGAAAACTCAGGATGCAGCTGGGACAAGTAGAGATAAAAAAGAACTTAGCCTAGACCCTCAATCAAGGTCTCTGGTTCCAAATGAATTTAATACTTCCTTCTCGGTTGATTGTGAAGTGACACCAAGTAAAACTGTCTCAGAAGTGGGAATATCTTACAGAACAGTAAAATGCTTCAAAGAGCTACAAGTTGCCATTTACcgtttacaaaagaaaaatctgttccCATATAATCCAACTGCACTTTTGAAATTGTTAAAATATGTAGAGGTAATATGTAATAAAAGTAGGGGCCCTTGGTAA
- the LINS1 gene encoding protein Lines homolog 1 isoform X2: protein MKTFCEVLEQLYKKVVRGATLENDSHHYTFYLNPAFSDQECSTTTSLEWTNTFGLQGKHQPSSVKVAPISVVPVCSKSSSQMRGATEVRLLQLTVMDVMITRILSVETEFHAKEKYRNIITILLESAEVDAKLISLFQNLDKLLSHMAAKCLALLLYFQLREKITLSNSWITFCQKSLSEYSESDKIIYCLWTLTAVIKEIFKDTCSQKSEILKQFLTPFDIVFEVFYNSLFSQHFENCQDTSKIINSLICFLELLELLVASRIYLKLHFTCQRILFLKPSCVLQVITWPVQAFVKRKVIMFIKKCLLHKVGEDLFRGSVPALMPDCHLEVDMLTLANAVLQAVNLGLLRTLSIRGKLSFFGGDEVQPGCEHISGPDHVILRAVSLVIMKSLEIKFQNCPSANEMKASPPALSAITQSM from the exons atgaaaactttctGTGAAGTTTTAGAACAATTATACAAGAAGGTAGTTCGTGGAGCCACACTTGAAAATGACAGCCATCATTACACCTTTTATCTGAACCCAGCATTTTCAGATCAAGAGTGCTCTACAACCACCTCCTTAGAATGGACAAACACCTTTGGCCTCCAGGGCAAGCATCAGCCATCCTCTGTCAAGGTGGCTCCCATTTCTGTGGTACCGGTGTGTTCGAAAAGCTCCTCTCAGATGAGGGGTGCCACAGAAGTGAGGCTCCTTCAGTTAACAGTGATGGACGTCATGATAACCAGGATATTGTCTGTTGAAACTGAGTTCCATGCAAAggagaaatacagaaatataattaCAATTCTTTTAGAATCAGCTGAAGTGGATGCTAAATTA atttctcttttccaaaatTTGGATAAATTATTATCTCACATGGCTGCAAAGTGCCTTGCATTGCTTCTATATTTCCAATTGagagaaaag ATAACTTTAAGTAATTCCTGGATTACTTTTTGCCAAAAAAGTCTTTCTGAATACTCTGAGAGTGATAAAATAATATACTGCCTCTGGACTCTTACAGCTGTaataaaagaaatctttaaaGATACATGTTCGCAAAAATCAG AAATTCTAAAGCAGTTCCTGACTCCTTTTGACATTGTTTTTGAAGTGTTTTACAATTCCTTATTTTCTCAGCATTTTGAAAACTGCCAAGATACTTCTAAAATAATAAACAGCTTGATATGTTTTCTGGAATTGCTTGAGCTTCTTGTGGCCTCCAGAATCTACCTGAAGTTACATTTCACTTGCCagaggattttatttttgaaaccatCTTGTGTGCTACAAGTTATTACCTGGCCTGTTCAGGCTTTTGTCAAAAGAAAGGTCATCATGTTTATCAAAAAGTGCCTTCTCCATAAAGTGGGTGAAGACCTCTTTCGTGGCTCTGTGCCTGCCTTGATGCCAGACTGTCATTTAGAGGTGGACATGTTGACTTTAGCCAATGCTGTTTTGCAAGCTGTGAATTTGGGGTTGTTAAGGACATTGTCTATTCGTGGAAAACTTTCCTTCTTTGGAGGTGATGAAGTTCAGCCTGGATGTGAACATATCTCTGGTCCAGATCATGTGATCCTTAGAGCAGTGAGTTTAGTTATAATGAAATCCTTAGAAATCAAGTTTCAAAATTGTCCTTCAGCAAATGAAATGAAAG CCTCACCTCCAGCCCTCTCTGCAATTACACAATCCATGTGA